Below is a window of Vibrio aerogenes DNA.
TATTAGTCAGATAAGGAAGCACACCTATGATATTACATATTGTCCTGTTTCAGTTCCGGGCTCCATGGGACTGGTCGGCAGAGCAAGTACAGAAAGCCGAACAGGTAACACGAAACCACCCGACACAGATCGATGAAATTCAGGGCTGGTTTTGTGGAAGAAATATGACTTTGCGTGATGTTGCTGCTGATTTTGCTGTGTTGGGTCTGTTCAATAACACGGATGAGCTGCAAAGTTATCTCTTACACCCGGATCATCAGCAAGGCGTCAGACTTTGGCAGGCACTTGCAGACTGGCAGGTTGTGGACATCAATTTGTCTGGTGAGGATTGCCATAGTGCGGGCAGGTTGTCTCTTTTACAAATGGTCTGACCATTTTCGATAGCCTGATCGCGCCGGTTTTCCTGAACATGACCATGATGTTCCGCGCTTGAGCCGGAACAGCAGCAGGGAACTGCCCTCAAACATCAATCAGCACCGTATCAGCGCTGCCACAGTTGCATTCGCCGGCAAAGATAGCTCAGGGCGGAGCTGAATATACCTGTCGCTAGAGCGTGTTTATCTTTCATAGCCTCCAGCAGGAACGGCGATGAAAGATAAACACGCATAAATAAAAGTCAGTCAGAAACAAAAGTCAGTTGGAGTGATAATCATTATGTACGCAATTTTTAAGCAAGGCTTATATGAGAAAGCAAAAGCAGTTTATGAATTCCATCAACGATTTGAAGAAGGAGGTGTCGGGCCTGATGAGCTCAAACAGTATCAGGAATTACAACTGCGCCAGGTGCTGGGATATGTCCGGCAGGGATCTGAGTTTTACCGGAAACAACTGGAAGATTTCAGTGAGCAGGTTTGTGAAACCATGACTTTACACCAGCTGAAGTTATTGCCTTTCACCACCAAAGAACAGATGCGACAGGCGCGGACCCAGCTACCGTCTGCGCCCTTACATGAGTCCTGGGTTTACTATGAGACCACCGGAACTACAGGCGCACCGACACCATGCCCAAGAAGTGAAACCGATTCGATGCATAATAACACCCCGCTGATTCTCCGTTACCGGGATATATTCAGTCAGCATGGGTCACAGCATATTGTTGGTGTCATGGGGCCAACTGAATTACATTCGACCGGCGACACCTTTGAAGATGTCATGCGCAGCCTCGGCCATAGTGTGGTTAAAATGTGGCCACGTTCTCCGGTGGTTGGAATGAAAAGAGCCGTGGCGCTGATTGAAGAGCTGGGAATCACCGCACTGGTTTGTACCCCCGCAGTTGCCATTGATCTGGCGCGATACATGATTGATGCCGGAAAATCAGCCGCAGAGAGTCCGGTTCGTCTGATTCTCACCCTGGGTGAGCTGACTACACCGGCACTGTTACGCAATCTTGGGCGTACCTGGGGAGCAAAAATTTACAATTGTATGTATGCGTCGCAGGAATCATCAATTCTGGCCGTTTGTGCCGCTGACGAATGCCTTTATACCGTGCCGCTGAATAATTATTATGAATTGATTGACCCGGATTCCGGAGCGTTACTGACTCCCGGAGATGATGAGCTGGCTGGTGAACTGGTGATCACTCATTTATATCCGGGACAGAAACCATTAATTCGTTACCGGACAGGTGATATGGTCCGTGCCGTGCAATTACCGGACGGCCGGTTAAAAATCACACCGGTTGGCCGGGTGCGTGATCGCTTGATACTCAACGGCACAGAGTATTATGCCTGGGACCTGGAAGCCGCCCTGTTAGAACATCTGCCGGGTTGTCTTGATTATGCCATTCAGATTCAAAGTGAAAATGGCTCAGACTGCCTGAACATCATTGCTGAGCTGACCGATACATCAGCCCATGATGCCGGTACATTAGCGCAGGTGAAAGCATACATGGAAGCGCAGCTGGCCGGTGTGACGATTGAGCTGAATGCTGGTCAAACTTCCGCCCTGACTGCGACCTCTGCGATGGTGAGCTGGAAAGCAGCCCGGCTGCATGATTTACGTCAGGAGGGGGATAATTCGGATCGCGATGCTGCGTTGGCGTTGCTAAGCCGGGGGTTTCGGTCATGAGTCATCCGGGAAAATTACTCAATCAATCAACAACCGGAGCTGGCTCACCGGCACAGATTCATCACCACTGGGTTTATCTCAGG
It encodes the following:
- a CDS encoding Dabb family protein, which gives rise to MILHIVLFQFRAPWDWSAEQVQKAEQVTRNHPTQIDEIQGWFCGRNMTLRDVAADFAVLGLFNNTDELQSYLLHPDHQQGVRLWQALADWQVVDINLSGEDCHSAGRLSLLQMV
- a CDS encoding phenylacetate--CoA ligase family protein, with translation MYAIFKQGLYEKAKAVYEFHQRFEEGGVGPDELKQYQELQLRQVLGYVRQGSEFYRKQLEDFSEQVCETMTLHQLKLLPFTTKEQMRQARTQLPSAPLHESWVYYETTGTTGAPTPCPRSETDSMHNNTPLILRYRDIFSQHGSQHIVGVMGPTELHSTGDTFEDVMRSLGHSVVKMWPRSPVVGMKRAVALIEELGITALVCTPAVAIDLARYMIDAGKSAAESPVRLILTLGELTTPALLRNLGRTWGAKIYNCMYASQESSILAVCAADECLYTVPLNNYYELIDPDSGALLTPGDDELAGELVITHLYPGQKPLIRYRTGDMVRAVQLPDGRLKITPVGRVRDRLILNGTEYYAWDLEAALLEHLPGCLDYAIQIQSENGSDCLNIIAELTDTSAHDAGTLAQVKAYMEAQLAGVTIELNAGQTSALTATSAMVSWKAARLHDLRQEGDNSDRDAALALLSRGFRS